The following coding sequences lie in one Arachis stenosperma cultivar V10309 chromosome 5, arast.V10309.gnm1.PFL2, whole genome shotgun sequence genomic window:
- the LOC130979097 gene encoding auxin-responsive protein IAA27-like: MSVPLEQDYVVALPELPSMETTEKTPQKTTKTSGSFLNLKATELRLGLPGSESPEKDEDGGVCSGKWNLSGNGGSEMGIGKDGNLFTPPREREQASVMKESTKPLSQNHKPQISSATAAKEQVVGWPPIRSFRKNSMATSLMNDEVDASEANSGNCLYVKVSKDGAPFLRKVDLKNFDSYRDLSSALNNMFTCFTISQCGTHGVSSRDKLSESKLMDLLHGSENVLTYEDKDGDWMLVGDVPWEMFTNSCKRLRIMKSSEAIGLAPRAMEKCKSRN; encoded by the exons aTGTCTGTGCCATTAGAGCAAGACTATGTAGTAGCCTTACCTGAGCTTCCTTCAATGGAAACCACTGAAAAAACCCCtcaaaaaacaacaaaaaccaGTGGTAGCTTCTTGAACCTTAAGGCCACTGAACTTAGACTTGGCTTGCCAGGTTCAGAGTCACCAGAAAAAGATGAAGATGGTGGTGTGTGTTCTGGGAAGTGGAATCTCTCTGGAAATGGTGGATCAGAAATGGGTATTGGTAAAGATGGGAACTTGTTCACTCCTCCAAGAGAAAGAGAACAAGCATCTGTTATGAAAGAGTCAACAAAGCCACTCAGTCAGAACCACAAGCCTCAGATATCTTCTGCTACTGCTGCAAA AGAACAGGTAGTGGGATGGCCACCAATCCGTTCATTCAGGAAGAACTCAATGGCAACTTCTTTGATGAATGATGAAGTTGATGCATCAGAAGCCAACTCTGGTAATTGCCTTTATGTCAAAGTCAGCAAGGATGGTGCTCCATTCTTGAGGAAAGTTGATCTCAAAAACTTTGATTCTTATAGGGATCTCTCTTCAGCCCTCAACAACATGTTTACTTGCTTTACAATCA GTCAATGTGGTACTCATGGAGTTTCTAGTAGAGACAAGTTGAGTGAAAGTAAGTTGATGGATCTGCTTCATGGTTCAGAAAATGTTCTCACCTATGAAGACAAGGATGGTGATTGGATGCTAGTTGGTGATGTTCCATGGGA GATGTTCACTAATTCTTGCAAGAGACTGAGGATAATGAAGAGTTCGGAAGCTATTGGACTGG CACCAAGAGCCATGGAAAAGTGCAAAAGTCGCAACTAG